In Zingiber officinale cultivar Zhangliang chromosome 3A, Zo_v1.1, whole genome shotgun sequence, the DNA window tcaaataataataataatagagcaCTTAATACTGGTCTATATACTATAATTTTATCCATGACACATAATTCATCCAAAATTGAACTttgatttaatattattttaaaaatatcgaTACGTGCATTAATTTATGATTAAAAATATCCCAGATCGACTCGACTCTATAGAAGTTTTATATTGGCTATCAAGGTAAATTTTAAAACACAGGCAGCGATCAGCTTAGAAGCCCAGTATCTTTTAGTTGTGCCCCCCCCCATTTagaaaaaaattcctataaatacgtCATAGTTAGAGATCGAACCACGAGTACCTAGGTAACAATTTGGATGTCCTGCCTAGATATGGCAACGGGTTTGggtcaattaaaaattaattatcaatttttattcaaataataattaataaaaaaatattatatgggACAAGTCCGGTTAAACTCGTGACCCGTCCCAGATCCACCTTGAGACTTGTTTAGACGGGTTTAAACTTGCCCCGCCGAGGCAGATTTATTACTGTTGGTGCactatccctaggtcaaggttgaccaaattaactaagcttgagtcttgatgtttgagtttcaatgtttgacaatatatagagattgcaggTATAATCGTCcgattggagagattgttggagcaattcccctctatTCAAAGTTTGACCAGGTTAATGTGAAGAAGAGTAAAGTAGGTCAAaagtttgaccggatacttgactagaaagtcctgatgagtgaagccaggcagattagaatacctagtgagtgaagacagacagttgaaagtcatggtgagtgaagccaggcagattgaaagtcctggtgagtgaagtcagacagttggaagtcctggtgagtgaaattaGGCAGTTGAaacacctagtgagtgaagctaggcggttggaaattctggtaagtgaagccaggtgaaatacctagtgagtgaagctaggcagttgggaaatccttgtaagtgaaaccaggtgaaagacctagtgagtgaagctagacaggtgAAAGTTCCGGTAAGTGAAACCGGGCAgtgtaaaaatcctagtgagtgaaactaggtgaaagtcctggtgagtgaaggcaggaaGATGGAaatacctggtgagtgaagctaggcacatggaaatccagatgggttaaggatgacccgacatctggtggaagtaagtccaagtgggtaatggaggactggacacttggcacaagatggtaagtccaagtgggtcaaggttaatcgaacacttggcacgagaagaaaagtccaagtgggtcaaaggattgaccggacacttggtagagaAGTCTcgactggtcaaggttgaccagatgctagacatgaggagttcaacaggtcacgattgactgGATATTAGAATTGGGggcccttgagcttgagttaagcaagtcatgggtggtcaatcgatcagccgatcgattgaattgaagcccaatcgattgggagagtggttcaataaacagtagctcaatcgatcggtcgattgattgggagcttatatcgcATGCAcagaagcctccccaatcgatcagctgatcgattaggcatcgccaatcgatcggtcgatcgattgggaattggTTTTCTCGCGCGATCGTGAGAAAGCctgaattgatcgatcgatcgatgcaGGTAGTTTCCAATAGaacacagaggtgctctgaatcgatcagtcaatcgattcaagcctccttaatcgattggttgatcaattgAGATTTGACCATTACGCAGGATGTAGGCGATGGACGACTGCGATGGCTGGGATgtgacatgacaatcgattgggacgaaacccaatcgattgggagccgcagaatacatatatatacataaagTTATTTGATGCCAAATATAAGATGCCTAATCTAGAAGGCTTGGCTAAGGAAGAattggagaaataatcttatgagattttttttggatttaaacggagtccgtatgatacGTTTAAAGGGGATGAATCGATTGAGCTTAGAGAAAGTCTATTTATGGTTTATTTCATTAACCTAGGTATATAAATTAAACCCTAAGGGCGTGTTTGGTTCAGGGTTATCatggataaccttggttatccgtGTATGGTTATCCGTGTatggttatccttgataaccatGTTTGGTTCAAGATTTTTTTGGATTCCAAAGTTTTTCTCAATTCCTACACGTCATCAAAGGTCATCAATTTGGGCATCTTACCAGGAATCAGAAAACCTCCATCTACCTTGGTTTTTCTCGATTCCTGAGGTTAAGTAAAAAACTATTCCACAAGGGGAATGATTTATGCCGCGACTTCTCTCCGCGACCCACCCTCCGCGACCCAGTTGGTAGCTCACGTGTCCAACTCCACGTCCTCCACGACCCACCTCGGCCTCGGCCTCTCTCTCCGCTTCATACGTGGTTAAACTCTTCTCCTCggcatgccctaactcccttcccCTTGGAATCTCTCGctgcctccttcctcttctctccgcGACGGCGTGCCCTAACTCTCTTCCCCTAAGCAGgcagcctccttcctcttctctccgcGACGGCGTGCCCTAACTCTCTTCCCCTCAGCAGgcagcctccttcctcttctctccgcGACGGTGTGCCCTAACTCTCTTCCCCTCAGCAGgcagcctccttcctcttctctccgcGACGGCGTGCCCCTAACTCTCTTCCCCTCAGCAGGcagtctccttcctcttctctccgcGACGGCGTGCCCCTAACTCTCTTCCCCATAGCAGGCAGCCTCCTTCCTTTTCTCTCCGCGACGGCGTGCCCCTAACTCTCTTCCCCTCATAATCTCTCCGCGACGAAGAAGCAGCAGCCTCCTCCTTCCTCATCTCTCCGCGACCAAGCAGCAGATCTGACAAAGACGAGTGAGTTTTTGCCTAACCTAATCAGATTAGGGGTGCTGCTAATTTCTGAATCTTCGCTTGGGTGCTGCTAATTTCTGAATCTTGGCTTGTAGTTATGCATTGCAACCCTCATCTCTTCCGTTCTATGTTTCATTTCTGGTTTATGTTATGGGGTTAACTTTTTAGGGCATGTTCTctgttttttttatgatttatgtTATTAACTTTTCTCTTACTAAATGTAGGTGAAGAAACTATTATGGAAGAAGGAAAATTTGATTCAAATGAGATGAAAGATAACACCGATCATGCGGATCAAGACCTATCTCCATCTACCGTCGAAGAAGTGAAGCTACCTGAGATTGGAATGGTATTTTCCTCTGAAGAAGAAATTCGTACGTTTTATAATTCCTATGCTACCAGTGTTGGTTTTGGTATTTCGAAGTTAGGTGGTAGGAATGGAGATGAtggaaaacaaaaatatttttctattggaTGTGCCAAAAAGTGTAAAAAAGTATCTCAAGCAAAAAATGCTTTACACCCTCGACCTTCTAGTAAGACAAATTGCAAAGCTAAGATTAATGTAGCTGTTCAAAATGATGGGAACTTTGTGATAACTAGTGTATACCTTGAACATAATCATCTCTTGAGCCCTTGAAAGTCACgacattttagatgtaataaagtATTGGATTCAGCTACGAAgagaaaattagaattaaatgatCAAGCTGGAATAACTTTAAACAAAAGTTTTCACTCTTGTGTAGTTGAGGCTGGAGGTTATGAGAATTTATcatttgatgagagaaaatgtagaAATTATATTTCAGAAGCTAGAAGGTTGAGGTTAGGGGAAGGAGATGCTGAAGCTTTGAGTAATTATTTTTGCCGCATGCAAAGTAGGAAcccaaattttttttatgtgttgGATTTAGATGGTGAATCTcgaataaagaatatttttttggcAGATGCAAGATGTAGGGCTGCGTATGATTACTTTTGTGATGTCGTGACTTTTGATACAACTTATTTGACTAATAGTTATGACATGCCTTTTGCTCCATTTGTTGGGGTGAATCATCATGGGCAATCTATTCTGTTGGGATGTGGATTAATATCAAGTGAAAACTCAGCAACATTGACATGGTTGTTCAACTCATGGTTGACATGTATGCACGGATGTGCTCCAAAGGCTATAATCACAGACCAATGTTGTGCAATGACAATCGCAATTGAAGAGGTATTTCCGAATTCTCATCATCGTCTATGTCTTTGGCATATTATGAAAAAACTACCAGTGAAGCTaggtggtcatgctcaatacaaacTGATAAAGAAACAATTAAAGAACATTGTTTATAACTCTCTTACtgttgatgaatgtgatgtgaaTTGGTTAAAAATGATTGAGGAGTTTAAGTTGGAGAACAATGATTGGTTGAAATCTTTATATGATGAACGAAATAGATGGATACCTGTGTATGTTAAAGATCACTTTTGGGCTGGTATGTCCACAACTCAAAGAAGTGAAAGTATGAATGCATTTTTTGATGACTATGTTCATTCTAAAACATCTTTGAAGCAATTTGTTGAGCAGTATGATAGTGCATTGAAGAAGAATATTGAGAATGAAAAAAAAtggattttgtttcttttaattctatcatgccagtTATTCTTGGTCATTCTATTGAAAGACAATTCCAAAATGCCTACactaacaatatatttaagttgttccaagatGAAATAAGAGGGTTGATGTTTTGCGATGCCTCTTTGTTGAGGGAAGAAGGGACAACTTTAATATTTGAAGTAGTAGAAAATATGTTGGGAAATAATGGAAAACCTGGAAGAGAAGTTTCCTTTATGGTACATTATACCGAGTTAGATTGTCAATTGAAGTGTATGTGCCGTTTGTTTGAATTCCGGGGAATTTTATGTAGGCATGTGATTAAAGTGTTGATGAGAATGAAGGTTATTGAGGTTCCTATGAGTTATATTATGGACCTATGGCGCAAAGATATTAAGCGTGGGTATCAAAGCATCAGTAACATATATGATGGATATGGTTGTAGTGAAAAAAGACTTCGGTATAATACTCTCACCCGATTGATGCAAGAGGTTCAACAACTTGGAGCCGAAAGTGATGAGATTTGTTCTGTTCTGGTGGAAATCATGAAAGACACTAAGGAAAAACTTATTATTGCTATGGAGAATGGGCAATCAAGGGCTGGACAATTTGAAGAAGCATCTACATCTGAGGTAAAAGTGATACACTCTCCATTGAAAGTAAGAACCAAAGGTCGTCCACCCACAAAGAGGAAGCAATCTAAGGTTGAACAAATTATGAATAAATTAATTGCAAAGGGCCGAAAGAAGGTATGTGATGCATATAATAGATACTTAAAGTAATTGTGTGTTATTGTTTTGTACCTCGCtctttttattgttttagctaGTTTAAAGTTTATTTATAATCTATCTTGTAGCTATGAGTACAACTTTTCTTTTGGTACTATTTTTTGGTTCAAGATGGAATGAAAATTCAGGTTAGTTAATGAAAATGCTTTATATCATTGGGTTTGTTTTCTATTTCCACGCAAGTAGAATTTTATAAGGCTTGGTGCAGGGAGAATTGAATAAGGCAGTTTTCAATGCGAGGAAGAACATGAAATTTTGTTAAGTGCTGGTTTGGAAGAATATGGATTCTGCTTCTAAAGTTGCCTgtttctttttgatatttgaatttATCCTATGTTAGCTGGGAGTTTTGTATGTTTGTGAAGCAAGAAACTAATTGTTGAAGTACTGTTGATTTTGTATCCAATTTATCAAACTGGGGTTGATTAATATGTGTTGTCTGTAAACTGCGACACTAAAGGTTTTGATTTTGTAAACTGTGACCAAGTACTGTTGATTTTGTAAATTGTTACGAAGAGAACTGCAAATGCAAAGCGTTTTGGAGGACATCTTTGTAGCAGGTACATGTGTAAAGTTCACTTATTGCTAGTATTGTCCATCAATGATTTAGAACAATCCAGTACAAAACTACTGctttatcacatcaaaaaaatgtGGGAATTAATGTAGTCTTAGgatattttggttctattgtaatTTTAGTGCTCTATTGTGTATTAAATATAAAATCTTTATTCCCTCATTCAGGTGGTACCTTTGCTCTTTATTCTCTGCTCATTCTTGTTCTTGTTGGCACTTGTATGGTGATCGGTGATGggatttgttagagtgtatactaaaagcctagcttttggtataaacatttatctagaaataagaatcacattggtcaaatgtctacatttatgataaatgtagttgttcaattaatttatattgtagataacatggtgtgtggtgtcacacacagaggatcatgttatcagtatcttataaattataaacagtagctcacgactataatggaaaggaacaaatcattggaaggccgtagtgtaattaggtatcagtttatcttgactgtataattacactagtacactcagagtgtattgagtaggaccatttgaggtcgtttcttttatactgactttataaagaaacaaagacctcggttattatggaagtgtgtgctcttaatcctaatataataacaagcacatatatttgatatttatttctttaatttatcaatgggtgagatttagttcgataaatcaataagcccgataagttgggaaatggtatcacttatagtgtgtgttgttgattataaaaggaaactgtgtcctagagatactagg includes these proteins:
- the LOC122050530 gene encoding protein FAR-RED IMPAIRED RESPONSE 1-like, with amino-acid sequence MIYAATSLRDPPSATQLVAHVSNSTSSTTHLGLGLSLRFIRGEETIMEEGKFDSNEMKDNTDHADQDLSPSTVEEVKLPEIGMVFSSEEEIRTFYNSYATSVGFVEAGGYENLSFDERKCRNYISEARRLRLGEGDAEALNARCRAAYDYFCDVVTFDTTYLTNSYDMPFAPFVGVNHHGQSILLGCGLISSENSATLTWLFNSWLTCMHGCAPKAIITDQCCAMTIAIEEVFPNSHHRLCLWHIMKKLPVKLGGHAQYKLIKKQLKNIVYNSLTVDECDVNWLKMIEEFKLENNDWLKSLYDERNRWIPVYVKDHFWAGMSTTQRSESMNAFFDDYVHSKTSLKQFVEQQFQNAYTNNIFKLFQDEIRGLMFCDASLLREEGTTLIFEVVENMLGNNGKPGREVSFMVIEVPMSYIMDLWRKDIKRGYQSISNIYDGYGCSEKRLRYNTLTRLMQEVQQLGAESDEICSVLVEIMKDTKEKLIIAMENGQSRAGQFEEASTSERTANAKRFGGHLCSRWYLCSLFSAHSCSCWHLYGDR